The Pyrenophora tritici-repentis strain M4 chromosome 9, whole genome shotgun sequence sequence TGCGATTAAAGGTGGAGGGGGAATCGGTTCTGTGTAGTGGTGGGGTTGACGTCGATGCGCTGCGGGTGATGGTCGCGAAACTTTTGGCAGGGTCGAGCGTCATGGCGATCTGCTTACATAAGAGCTCTTTGGAAAGCTCATTCATCCCAGCACTGTTGAGCCTGAATACATGTATACACGTCACGTACGTGTGAAGAGACCTTGTCGCAAGGTATCGATTCTTTCTATATCAAGCACACCATCCACTACTAACACAATGATTGACTACGATCGCGAGAAGGTCACCTCGAAACTACAATATGTATAGCATTGTACTGTTACAAGAATCGAATTAAGCGCGGCTGAGCCATCTAAGATACATTCTACCCATCCATAGCGATACCCCATCGCTCAGAGCAAGGAATTCAGCCGGTTATTGAAGGACAATAATTCCAATAATCCCACATATCACGTCAAGTGTCCGCTATGCAAGAACCCGCCCGTAAAACTTAAACGCCGTGAATGCCCGTTTGTAAACCGCCCATGACGTGAAAAGGAATGACTAGATGAAGAGAAATTGAAAAGTATCAATCTTACTGAAAGCTGCGCGTTGAAGACATCAAACGTACAACTACAGACAGGCGTGACAGTCTACTCCTTCTTACTGGCCAGCATGCTGTATTGACCACCGCAGCCAGCCCATGTGAGCTTCGTCTCCCGTACAGCAGTGTTATCAATCATAGTCGGCACTTCTATATCATCGTCGGTACCTTGGCCTGTCTGGTAGTTGGCCGAGAAGCCCCAGGAGTAGGCTTTGCCGGCCTTGTCAATTACAATAGTGTGATCGGGACCGCATGCGCCGGTGACGATGTCCTTAAGGCCTGGAAGGGGTGTGGGCTGAACAAGAATCTTTGGCTTGCCGTTGTTCTTCAAAACCTTGTCCTCATCCGTCTCAGCTTCAAGCTGAGAAGGAGGGAGACCTGTCTGTGAGCCGTCGCAACGACCCCAGACAAGGACCTCTCCGTCCTTGGTGATGGCAATGTTGTGATGCGAGCCAGCTGCGAGTTCTGTGACATTCTTGCCCTCTAGGCTATGTATGATCTTAGGTTGGAGGACACTAGCATCGTCTGCTCCAGCATTGGCAGTGTAGCCCGTCTCGCAGTAGTTGTTCGCGCCCCAAGCCCAGATGTGTCCATCTTCGGCAATGGCCAAACCGTGGTAATCGCCAGACGCGATGTGAGCGATCTTTTGGCTGTGCTTCTTGATGGAGGAATCGTGGAAGCCGATCTTGTTGGGTTGCAGCGCTTGAATGAGGCTGCGCTCGGTGACACGGCGACCGAGTTGGTTTTGCTGTCCGTTACCCCAAGCATATACGTGGTGGTCCTTGTCCAATGCATAAACGTGGTTTGTGCCGCAGACGAGCTGGATGACCTTCTTAACGCTGTCAAGGTATACGGGACGGGGCGCCGTGTGGTTGCCGCGTTCAAACCCGAGGATACCCTCGTTTTTGCGGAATGTACCCCATCCGTAAACAGCACCTTCAGTTGTCAGCGCAAAAGAGCAGCTGTCGCCGGCCGCGATGTCGACAAAGATGGTGTCTTCGGGGAAAAACTCGGATGGCACAGGTGTGGGTGTGGCCTCGGCATCGTTCAGTCCACCAGTCTCATCCTCAGAGTCTGAATCGTCAGCCTCTACGTCAAGCATCTTGACGTTCGCGTTGGACGTGTCGCGTCCTAGCGCGCCATTGTCGTTGACACCCCATGTCAAGATTTTGTTGTCCTTTGTGAGCGCAATGACGTGCATACCACCAGTAGCAACCTTGACAACGTTCATGTTGGTGAGAGCCTCATTGTAACGCGGTCGCTTTACATCGATGGCCTTCTTCGTCGCGCCAAAGCCCAGCTCACCAGAGCCACCCTCGCCAAAGACAAAAACCTTGAGAGGCTCAGTGTAGCGCACCGTATTGATCTCAGTCTTCTTTCCCTTTGGACGCCTGGGGCCCTTGGGGTTCGGGACCAGAGCGGGATTGACTTTTGCGGCTTCGGGCTGTGGTGTTGGCGTTTTCGCCTTGGGCTCCGGTGCGGCTTTTGGCGCAGCTTTTGGCTTCGGCGCGGCCTTTGGTTTGGGCGCAGGCTTCGCAGATTCAACCTTTGCCTTTTTCACAACAGGCGCCGGCGCCTCGACCTCTTCTGCTTCTGGTTCGCTTTCCTCGTCCTTCTTGCGCTTTGTGGTTTTCTTGGTCGCGGCTTTGGGCTCAGGCGCGGGCGTCTCGGTTTTCTTTACGCGACTGCGTGCAGGTACTGCAGGCTTCTTAGTGACTTGTGGCGCTGGTTTTGACGCGTTGACCTTACGCTTCTTTGGCTCTGGTTCGACTTCATCAACGTCCATAGGGTCTTCATCGACGGCTTCATCCTCTTCAGCTATCCCATTGGTAGCGGCTTCCTCTTCTGTCTTTTTTGCGCCTCGTCGGGAGGCTGCGTTTCTTAGCGGGAGCTTCGATGTTCGTGATGAACGTGACGTACCGGCACCGTTGGTCTTCACTTCTTTGGATTCCTTCTTCTCAACAGGTTTTGCGCTTGCAGCGCGGGATCCAGCAGCTCGAGCCATTGTACGCGACtgtgatgatgatgacgcGACAGGAAAATTGAGGGTTGAGGGTGGTTGTTGGGAGGCTGGAGTCGTGTATCGAAAAATGTTGACCTGTATGGATTTAGTAAGGTCGGCGCTAGTCTTCACATGGACCAGGCTCGCTGCAGCCACGGCCCGTCTTCCTTCACCGCATGCGTCAACGGCTGATTGGTCGGCCACCGTCTGTTTACAGTTCGACAGTCGCAGCACCTCTGTTGTCTTGTTTCACCAGTTCCATCAGTCCCAACTCCTCTGGAATACTTCCGGCCATTCACATCAGTGAGGCCAGCTTACGTCATTTGTTGGAAGTCACATCAGGTGACAACCGCACGTACGCTACCTAGATGGTTTCATAGCAACAAGTGCAACTGCATTCTAGCAAGGAGTGAACAACACAGCCTCGCGTCTTTCATCATGTTTCGATCCGTTATTTTTGTTGCGCTTCTAAAAGGGGTATCCTGCGTTCAGCCAGAAGCGCCAGCTCCGAAAGCCGCCCCCTTGCGCGACCTTCCCTGGGCGCAACTCAACTTCTTGCATACTACGGATATCCACGGGTGGTGGGGTGGCCATTTGCAAGAGTAAGTCTTCTACCCTTGAATATCTTCACGGTGTCCTGTCGAGCCGCGTCTACCGGGAAAATCAAGGTCTTGAAGGTCTCGCCATGTCTACGTACTAACGTACACCAGAGCCTCGTATTCGTCTGACTGGGGTGACTATGTCTCCTTTGCCAAGCATATGCGCGACAAAGCCGATGCGGATGGCTCAGACCTACTACTCATCGATACGGGAGATCGCGTCGAAGGCAACGCCATCTACGACTCTTCCAAGCCGCGCGGCAAATTCACCTATGAGATTGCCAAGGAGCAGAACATTGACCTGATATGCTCTGGAAACCATGAACTCTACAAAGCCAATACTGCTGAGGGCGAGTTCTTCCACACTGTCCCTGACTTCAAGGGCAACTATCTAGCTTCTAACCTAGATATTTACAATCCGAAGACTGGTGTATTAGAACCACTTGCTCCACGCTTCAAGAAATTCACTACCAAGAACCAAGGAATTCGTATCTTGGCTTTTGGATTTCTCTTTGATTTTACGGCGAATGCAAACAACACTGTGGTCCAGAGGGTAGAGGATACAGTGAAAGAGGAGTGGTTCACTGAAGCACTCAAAGACAAGAAGCTTGACTTGATTATTGTCTATGGCCATGTTGATATTCGATCAGAAGAGTATGCCCTACTCTTCTCAACTATTCGGTCTCTGCACTGGGACACCCCCATTCAGTTCTTCGGTGGTCATTCGCATATCCGCGACTACAAGATCTTTGACAGCAAGTCTGTGGCCCTTGAGAGCGGACGATACATGGAAACGCTCGGCTTCATGTCCATTGACGGACTCAGTACTGGCGGAACCAAGGACGTAGCACCTGCTCCTCAGAAATCGAAGCTCACATTCTCTCGCCGATATATTGACAACAACTTATTCTCCATGAAGCACCACAGCGGGAAAGACGCAAAGGATTTCGCGACTGAACATGGAAAGAAGGTTTCACAAGCAATCGGCGATGCTAGACAATCTCTTGGTCTAGGAAAAGTATACGGCTGCGCACCACAAGATCTTTGGGTCAGTCGTCGTCCTTATCCACACAACGAGAGCATCTTCACCTGGATCGGGGAACAACTGCTGCCCCAGACTATCGAGAATTCCGAACGCATCCGCTCTGGGGGAAAAGCAATCGTCATCACCAACACGGGTGCGATCCGCTTCGATATCTTCAAAGGGACGTTCACCAAGGACACGAAATTCCTCGTTTCGCCATTCACCAGCTCCATCCGCTATATCAAAGACGTTCCATACAAAGTGGCGAGCCAAGTGTTGAAGCTTCTCAACAGCGAGGGACCCATTATGCTTGAAATGATGGAGAGTAACGCGCTGTTACAACCCCCAGAGGTGTCGGCAGCACGATACAGACCGCACTTGCTGACAACCCAAGCCAACGCTTTCGCCAGCCCTCAACAAGGCCAAAAACCGCTCCGCTCCAGTGATGGTGATATTCAAACGTTCCCTGGTTACACGACCAAAGACGACGCTGGTACCGATGGGGATGACACGATACACGAACCAATCACATTTTACAACGTTCCAAATTGCATCCAAGCGGACGTTGGTTTCAGCAAGTCGAAGGAAAAAGAGCAAGAGGTTGAGAAGATGGATCTCATGTACAACGAGTTCATCCAGAAATGGGTGCTACTGGCTTTGGAGTACTTGGGTGAGAAGCGTACGCTGGAGGATACGCAAGCCTTTGATGATGGAAAGAGCTTTACGGATATCATGACAGAGTGGGTGGAGGAGCATTGGAGAACCGAAGGAGACAAATGTGAGGTATGATCGGGAAGTAAGATCGCGACGCTCTGCTGTGGATTATAACTGTACATGTTTCATCTTGGAAATACATTGATATGGATCTGTAGTAATAGCTTCCTACTTGTAACAACATGATGAATCATGCTCTCTGTAGCATTGCCCCAACACAGTTCCCTTAGGGGAAACAGGATAGCCTGCATGCTCACTTTGAGATCAGTTCGGACTGGAAATAGACTCAGTAGTAGTAGTCTCTGTAGCACCTAGTTCATTTTCTCGGGTCGGTGTGAGGTGTGTGGCCATGACCACATGTGCGTACCCATGTCGGTGGCATCTAGCAGAAAGCGCAACCTTGGAAAAAATACTAGTCAGGTTGAAAATCTAGTTAGTGCTTCGAAAATACCAAGATATGGCCATTATCGTCGTGTCAAGCCGGTTGCAGTCTAGCTTGCAAGCGCTAGATGCCCCGCTTTGGAACCCTTGGTGAAGTCTGTGCGCGTCTGGTACTACCAAAACCAAAATTTCCGAATTCCCAACTCTCGGCCTTTGTGAAGCGCCAGTTTTTGTTTTCTTCTCCCATTTTTCCTCCACTTCCCTCTCACCTTTTTCTATCCAATAATCAACATGGCAAACAACCAGGAGGCCGGAAAGAAGGACCCGCTTACGGGTATGGCGCACTCTGAGGCGCATTACTTCAACAGGTAGGCAGATTATCGAGGGTCTAGTTGTTGGAAGATTTGCTAATCTGGTGTCGTGTAGCTATAACCACCATGGTTCGTACCGAGCCGCTGTTGTTTACGAGAATGTCACTAATCCGCGTATGAAGGCATCCACGAGGAGATGTTGGTATGCAGACCCCTCGGTGCCCCAGAGGCTTTGTTCTCACACTGGAGCAAACGGCTAACCCGGTGCCTGTAGAAAGACGAAGTCCGGACTAAGAGCTACCGCGATGCCATCTACCAGAACCCTCACCTGTTCAAGGACAAGGTCGTCCTCGATGTCGGATGCGGTACTTCCATTCTCAGCATGTACGCGCGCCCCTCCCACCTCCCATGCGGCACACGAACAAGCACTGACGAGTGCATTATAGGTTCGCCGTCAAGGCCGGCGCAAAGCACGTCATCGGCGTTGACATGTCGACCATCATCGACAAGGCGAAGGAGATTGTTGAGGTCAACGGCATGTCGGACAAGATCACCCTGCTGCAAGGCAAGATGGAGGAGGTTGTCCTGCCCTTTGACAAGGTCGACATCATAATATCCGAGTGGATGGGTTACTTCCTGCTGTACGAGTCCATGTTGGACACCGTTCTATACGCGCGTGACAAGTACCTGGTCAAGGATGGCTTGATCTTCCCCGACAAGGCCACCATCTTCATGGCCGGTATCGAGGACGGCGACTACAAGGAGGAGAAGATTGGGTGTAAGTGCCATTCACGACATTTTCACAGATCGACATACTAATTACTTAGTCTGGGACAACGTCTGGGGCTTCGACTACTCGCCGCTCAAGGCCACGGCCATGACTGAGCCGCTCGTTGACACCGTCGACATCAAGGCCGTCGTCACCGACCCCTCTCCAGTCATCACTCTCGACCTCTACACCTGCACCGTTGCGGATCTAGCTTTCAGGTTACCGTACGAGCTCAAGGTACGCCGCAACGACTTCGTCCACGCCGTCATCGCCTGGTTCGACATTGAGTTTGCCGCCTGCCACAAGCCCATCCGCTTCTCCACAGGCCCCCACACAAAGTACACACACTGGAAACAGACAGTCTTCTACCTCAGGGACGTGCTCACCGTCGAGGAGGGCGAGAAGATTACCGGTATCCTCGAGAACAAGCCCAGCGAGAAGAACCACCGTGATTTGGACATTTCCATCTCGTACAAGCTCGAGACCGAGGACATGCACAGGCAGGCTACTGGCCAGGCACAGTACAAGATGTGTTGATTGGTTTGTAAATAAAGTCGAGTGTGTGACTGAAAGCTTGGGTTCCTCCTCTACTGTCTCTCTCTCCGTCTCTTCACGATAGACATTTGCTTGCGCGGAAGGGGAAGGGGAAAACGGCGTTTTAATCTGATTGGAAAGACAAGATTTTTTGCGACAGGAGCAAAAAGAGTTTCTTTTTAGGGTAAGCACATGAGCGAGCATGTGTGAATGAGCTATGAAAGCAGGGACCAATAATATTATTATTGGGAATTCCTCCCCTAATTACATAAAATGACTTCTTACTGCCCGTTTGACGTGTTTGTGAATATGTGTGGTTGAAGTAAAGGTTGGTTGTTTTTGACATGCATCAAGCATGGTGTTAGTATCACGGATGAAGGAGGGAGAAAAGCTGAAATCTGTGATTTTCGTATTCTGTCACGCTGTGCTGTGTTGCTGACCTGTAGCTGTAGCCGGGGTATATATGCAAATGTGATGGAAAGAAACCCCCAACCCCTCCCCGGTATAAACTCCGTAGAATGAGTCTGACACCAAGGTCAATACCACAAATGAAAAAAAAGCCCACCCCAAGACAGCCCCGCTCGCTGTACCCCAGACGCCCAATAGGAAATTGTCCATCAACGATAACGCCATGCAAGATCAAACTCCTCTCTCCCCATGCCCAACTTTTGCAGCACCAGCAACCAGCGTCTAATAATCATAACTCTCGTTGCCAAAcccctcatcctcatcctccaTGTAATTCCCTTCCAaatcctcttcttcctcaacctcctcctcctcaacCTCTTCCTGTTCTTCTTCATATTCACCCTCGGCATCCTCCTCGCCACCAACCTGCTGCTGTGCAGCACCAGCGGGAGAACCCGACGCAGCCGACGGACTCGCAGCAGTCGTACCACCGGGAAAAAGCTGCTTCAACTTGTCATAATTGATATGATTGCTAAACCCCTTGGCGCGCTTCTTCAACATCTTATGCGCCGCCTCTGCCGCACTAGCCGCCGGCTGACCGCCCAGCACGCTCCCATCACCCATCTGATGATGTTTGCGTTTCTGCTTTGGTTTCTTGGGTTTATCCTCTGCGGCTTCGAGTTCAGCTTTGAGTATCTTCTCCTGCTGGGTACGGAGCCATTCCTCGTTTTCCGTGATCCAGATGGCTTCTTTGCGGCGGACTTCGTCGGGGGAGAGGATGCAAGAGGCGACGTCCGGGTCTGATTCGAATTCTTCTTCGCCGATTTCTGGGTCGAGGTTTATCGCGGGGGCGCCGGCAGCATCGCGCGTGTCTGTTGCGGCGCGCGCCATTTCTGCCGCGGTCCAGCCGGAGCGGCGGAGGAGGTCGTGGTTTTCGTTTGTGGCAATTTCTTTGAAGATGGCTTCCCAGTCTCGGATTGTGCTTGTGACTTCTTGTTCGAGATCTTGCTCGATTTCTAGGTCTTCAGGCGGGATGACGATTGGGGTGCGCATTTTGGGGCGGCGGCCGCGCTTCTTGGGCATGACAAAGTCTAGGTCGGTGGCTTCACCAGCTTCAACTTCTTCGAGTGCGCTGGCGACGGATTCAATGACCGTTTCGTTGTTACCATCAAAGGCCTCTAGTTCTGAAGCTATGCCGTTTTCTTGTGTGGCAGCAGGAGTAGGTTGTTGGCCTGAGACTTCTTGAGACGAACCGTCATTCGACTTGCGCCTCTTGCTCGTCCTTGTAGGGGAAGTACCAGTGGCAGCTTCGGCACCGCCGTTGTCAGACACGTTTTCGCCATCAGCTTCGGCATTACCGCCTTCCTCTTgtctcctcttcctcttctcaACTCGTTCTTCTCTCTCTGCGCGTCTCCAGATAGCGGGTGGCTGGGCCTTGACCTTCAGTCGCGGTCCAAACTCACGAAACTGCTTCACGGTCAAAGCAGCGCTTTGTGTCCTCTTGTACTCGTACAGACGGGAGGTGATTGTGGAGTCTGCGACTTTGACAACGTAGACGACTTCTCGGATAGTTCGGCGGAAGTTGTTCATGCGAGCGGCTATGATGATGCAAGCACCACACAGTCCAGCAGGTTGGCGACCTTGTACCATCCAATCTCTGTTCATGCGCTTCAACACCTTGCAGGCATCATCGGCAACCCTGTGGGAGTCGTCTCCAAACTCGAGTTTTCGACAGTACTTCAACATCAGCGGTTCGATTTCCTGGACGGCCTTGTTGCCAATAAGTTGTGCCGGATCCTTCTCTTTCATCGTCTTCAAGAAGGACTTGTACGTATCTCCCAAAACCCAAACATTGGTCTGGATCTTCTCGGCCAAGTCGATGAGCATGAGCGTATTCTCTGGTTGCCTCCGGGCTGCCATGTAGATGGATATAGCAGCGACATTCCTCATCCTACGTCCCTGAACGAAGTTGAAGTTCATGGAAAGCTTATACCAGCTAACGGCCTGCTCTATCACTGCTTCGCGCTGGTTGAGAGAAGCACCAAGAGCCTCGATGGCGTTCTTGCCGTTCAGAGCCGCCTGCTCCCTGCTCCCCATGCCACCTAGACCCCTCATGGTTCCACCCATGGAGTTTGCGTGGCGTTGATCCTGATGGATGGTGCCACCCTGGACTGTAGCCGCTCCGTTAGAACCCTCAGCAAAGGTAACCTCGGAGACGATGTCGACGTTCTCATGAACAGCACCACAAGTGTAGCATAATATCGTGTTTTCACTGGTGTCTATAATCGGGTTTTCGCAGCAGTTGTATGTCCGTTTAACCTGTTTCACcggaggaggtggaggcAACGCCCGTCGCTTGTGCTTGTAATTGTACTTATCGCGATCATTTATCGACATAAGGCGCCCCCTCGGCGGCCGGGCAACCTGTGACGTAGACATGGTAGGTGTACTGGAATTTGCAGTGTTGCGAAGAAGTGTTGTGTTGAGTAAGTCAAGTCCAAGCAAGTCGAGAAATAATTGAGGGACAGTCAAGAGGCGCGAATAAGACGCGGTACCGCGGGAGGGGTCGACCGGGGCGGAGTGGGCTGCGCTTGCCTGTTTAGGTACCGAGCTCTGCACCTCGAGCTGCGAACATCCACACAAGCCGGCGATGGCGTGTATGTATTTTGGTAGTGCTTTGGCAGGCTCTGAACATGTCTATAGCCTATCAGAAGAAATGAGGGCAAAAGTCCTATCTTCCATCTAACTGCCAAATACACAGCTCAGCGGCCCCCAAATCTAGTGGAACAGTGGTTCAAGTTGTCCAATCCAACTTCTACATCTCACTGATGAACAAACCGAACCGTCATACTGAGTATAGTCATAAGTAATCTGTAATACTGAGTATAGTCATAAGTAATCTGTAATACTGAGTATAGTCATAAGTAATCTGTAATACTGAGTATAGTCATAAGTAATCTGTAAACCTGTTCTCCATGCCGTCATGCAGCAGGCATCTCGATCCCGCGGTGCGCGGATGAACTGAGTCGCAACGCCGAGTTTCCAACAGGGAAAAAGACGACCTTCACCAAGCACAAACGAGTGTGTCCACTCATCCCACCCCAATCAAACCTGTACAACCACATGAAAAAACACGCCTGACAGCAGACACCACACGCTCCCTTGACACGCGGTACCTGCATCAAATCTCCCCAAGCGCAAACTACGCTTGTGTGCCCTTCACAGCCAGGCCTCGAGATGCAGGTGATGGCACCCGCACGTCTGATTGGCCAGCAACGGCCCATCCGAACAGGCCGAACTAAGCCATACAGCAAAAAAGCCGGGACGGGGTCGTCCGCAAAGAGGTCCCTGGCTTCCCAGCCTCCTTGGTAAGAGCGAGCTTGCGTAGGTGGTGGTGTGTGTGTACCCAGCTACCGCTACGTATTTCTTCCAGGACCCCCCCCTCGTCGTCCCGTGTTCTCTTGCTTGCTTTGCTTGTCCCCGCTcgctctctctctctcgCGCTTCCCACCTTACCTTACCAACCTGCCTCGAAGCGCAAACACTAGCTCATCTTTTCCCTCCCGACTTTGCGAAACTTAGTTTACAACTACTACTACTATCTGTACCAAACTTTTCGCGGCGTGTAGCTTTTTTTTACGTCACAAACGAATCATCatgacgacgaggaagaggaagaatGAGGACGAGGAGCTTGTGGCTCTTCCCAGTGATGAGAGCGAGAGTGAAGAGGAGTAAGTTTTGCTTTCTTGACGTCATGCTATCCCGCTTTTCTGTCGCATTCGTGTCGCTTGGTGTGCTGCAGGATCGCGTTGCGCCGCTCATGCGATAACCATGTTGTCCATTGCGATATGTGTTCAGCTTGTCGCGGCGCATGCTCGGGAAAGGTTGAGCGTAAGCTGAGTTATGCGGCGATGTTCGGTCGCATCGCTCTCCGCCCAACTGCACCGACGTTTTCCAGCCCTTGCCTTTGATTCTCGCAATGTTTGAAACTTGACGAGTTGATTAATTGTGCTACTACAATATCTCTCCATCTCTCTCAATGCGCTCAGGCCAAATTCTGCAATAAGCCCTGACACGACACCCTAGATACGCCGAATCCGAAGGCTCAAACTtcgacgaagacgaagatgatTCCGACGCCGAAGAACGTCGTAAGTTGCCCTCTCTACCACCCCCCCACTCACCACCCCCAACTAATCAACGCCCCCCAGCGTCAAAGAGGAGGAAGGCGCACAAGCTCGACTATCCCAAGAGCGACGAGGACACTGCTGAGGAATCCGaagaggacgacgacgatgctgctgttgctgcgccgcctgaagaagaggacgacgacgacgacgaagaggaGGACGCAAAGCCCAAGGCTACTAAGCCGAGTGGCGCGGAGAAGGACCGGAAAGTCAAGACTACTGCTAAGACGGACCCTGTTCCTGTagtcgacgacgacgatgatgatgatgagtGATGTGGTAGATAGTACCAAGATAGGGTGGATGAGGTTGTTAGGTTTCTTGTGTAATGGGCTTATTTAAAATGCAATCTCGGTGGTTATTCATGTGTCGTGTTCTTTGGTCGTGTGTAGTCTATGTCATGATGTACGATGTATAATCGCATGGGTCACGTAAGATACTTGACATAGTGGTGTACAAAGGCCGCTGTAGACGTCAGATACGGGCTATCAAGCGCTTACCCAAACTGTTCACTATTTGATGTCACCCATATAAATCGTCTAACGGCCTTTTGACTGATGACTACTTAATTATAGTATTAAGTTAAGGTTTATATACCACGCCCTCTCTCC is a genomic window containing:
- a CDS encoding ATS1, Alpha-tubulin suppressor and related RCC1 domain-containing protein — its product is MARAAGSRAASAKPVEKKESKEVKTNGAGTSRSSRTSKLPLRNAASRRGAKKTEEEAATNGIAEEDEAVDEDPMDVDEVEPEPKKRKVNASKPAPQVTKKPAVPARSRVKKTETPAPEPKAATKKTTKRKKDEESEPEAEEVEAPAPVVKKAKVESAKPAPKPKAAPKPKAAPKAAPEPKAKTPTPQPEAAKVNPALVPNPKGPRRPKGKKTEINTVRYTEPLKVFVFGEGGSGELGFGATKKAIDVKRPRYNEALTNMNVVKVATGGMHVIALTKDNKILTWGVNDNGALGRDTSNANVKMLDVEADDSDSEDETGGLNDAEATPTPVPSEFFPEDTIFVDIAAGDSCSFALTTEGAVYGWGTFRKNEGILGFERGNHTAPRPVYLDSVKKVIQLVCGTNHVYALDKDHHVYAWGNGQQNQLGRRVTERSLIQALQPNKIGFHDSSIKKHSQKIAHIASGDYHGLAIAEDGHIWAWGANNYCETGYTANAGADDASVLQPKIIHSLEGKNVTELAAGSHHNIAITKDGEVLVWGRCDGSQTGLPPSQLEAETDEDKVLKNNGKPKILVQPTPLPGLKDIVTGACGPDHTIVIDKAGKAYSWGFSANYQTGQGTDDDIEVPTMIDNTAVRETKLTWAGCGGQYSMLASKKE
- a CDS encoding Metallophos domain containing protein; its protein translation is MRDKADADGSDLLLIDTGDRVEGNAIYDSSKPRGKFTYEIAKEQNIDLICSGNHELYKANTAEGEFFHTVPDFKGNYLASNLDIYNPKTGVLEPLAPRFKKFTTKNQGIRILAFGFLFDFTANANNTVVQRVEDTVKEEWFTEALKDKKLDLIIVYGHVDIRSEEYALLFSTIRSLHWDTPIQFFGGHSHIRDYKIFDSKSVALESGRYMETLGFMSIDGLSTGGTKDVAPAPQKSKLTFSRRYIDNNLFSMKHHSGKDAKDFATEHGKKVSQAIGDARQSLGLGKVYGCAPQDLWVSRRPYPHNESIFTWIGEQLLPQTIENSERIRSGGKAIVITNTGAIRFDIFKGTFTKDTKFLVSPFTSSIRYIKDVPYKVASQVLKLLNSEGPIMLEMMESNALLQPPEVSAARYRPHLLTTQANAFASPQQGQKPLRSSDGDIQTFPGYTTKDDAGTDGDDTIHEPITFYNVPNCIQADVGFSKSKEKEQEVEKMDLMYNEFIQKWVLLALEYLGEKRTLEDTQAFDDGKSFTDIMTEWVEEHWRTEGDKCEV
- a CDS encoding PrmA, Ribosomal protein L11 methylase — translated: MANNQEAGKKDPLTGMAHSEAHYFNSYNHHGIHEEMLKDEVRTKSYRDAIYQNPHLFKDKVVLDVGCGTSILSMFAVKAGAKHVIGVDMSTIIDKAKEIVEVNGMSDKITLLQGKMEEVVLPFDKVDIIISEWMGYFLLYESMLDTVLYARDKYLVKDGLIFPDKATIFMAGIEDGDYKEEKIGFWDNVWGFDYSPLKATAMTEPLVDTVDIKAVVTDPSPVITLDLYTCTVADLAFRLPYELKVRRNDFVHAVIAWFDIEFAACHKPIRFSTGPHTKYTHWKQTVFYLRDVLTVEEGEKITGILENKPSEKNHHVLIGL
- a CDS encoding SUA7, Transcription initiation factor TFIIIB, Brf1 subunit-Transcription initiation factor TFIIB, whose protein sequence is MSTSQVARPPRGRLMSINDRDKYNYKHKRRALPPPPPVKQVKRTYNCCENPIIDTSENTILCYTCGAVHENVDIVSEVTFAEGSNGAATVQGGTIHQDQRHANSMGGTMRGLGGMGSREQAALNGKNAIEALGASLNQREAVIEQAVSWYKLSMNFNFVQGRRMRNVAAISIYMAARRQPENTLMLIDLAEKIQTNVWVLGDTYKSFLKTMKEKDPAQLIGNKAVQEIEPLMLKYCRKLEFGDDSHRVADDACKVLKRMNRDWMVQGRQPAGLCGACIIIAARMNNFRRTIREVVYVVKVADSTITSRLYEYKRTQSAALTVKQFREFGPRLKVKAQPPAIWRRAEREERVEKRKRRQEEGGNAEADGENVSDNGGAEAATGTSPTRTSKRRKSNDGSSQEVSGQQPTPAATQENGIASELEAFDGNNETVIESVASALEEVEAGEATDLDFVMPKKRGRRPKMRTPIVIPPEDLEIEQDLEQEVTSTIRDWEAIFKEIATNENHDLLRRSGWTAAEMARAATDTRDAAGAPAINLDPEIGEEEFESDPDVASCILSPDEVRRKEAIWITENEEWLRTQQEKILKAELEAAEDKPKKPKQKRKHHQMGDGSVLGGQPAASAAEAAHKMLKKRAKGFSNHINYDKLKQLFPGGTTAASPSAASGSPAGAAQQQL
- a CDS encoding TFIIF-alpha multi-domain protein, which produces MRARVKRTSKRRKAHKLDYPKSDEDTAEESEEDDDDAAVAAPPEEEDDDDDEEEDAKPKATKPSGAEKDRKVKTTAKTDPVPVVDDDDDDDE